In Kordia antarctica, the following proteins share a genomic window:
- a CDS encoding universal stress protein, translating to MKKILLPTDFSDQATYALKVAASLAKQNDATIYLMHMLELPTHFLSGDTNLDVPEQLLFMKIAHERFEKTLEQDFLKDIKIEVNVETHKAFDGITEAIRQYDIDLVVMGSSGASGLKEMFIGSNTEKVVRTSDVPVLVIKNDIENFNIENFVFASDFTNDQKLVFEQALDFANSFNATLHLLFVNTPNRFVTTAAAEKKMKDFIADFDELTKYELHVYNDDTIERGILNFSRTIDADLIGMSTHGRQGLAHFFNGSISEDLVNHALRPVITFRI from the coding sequence ATGAAAAAAATACTACTTCCAACCGATTTTTCAGATCAAGCAACGTACGCATTAAAGGTTGCAGCTTCGTTAGCGAAACAAAATGATGCTACTATTTATTTGATGCACATGCTTGAACTTCCTACGCATTTTTTGTCTGGAGACACAAATTTAGATGTTCCAGAACAGTTATTATTTATGAAAATTGCACATGAGCGCTTTGAAAAAACGCTAGAACAAGATTTTCTGAAAGACATAAAAATAGAAGTTAACGTGGAGACACACAAAGCTTTTGACGGTATTACAGAAGCAATTCGCCAATATGATATTGATTTGGTCGTCATGGGCTCAAGTGGTGCTTCTGGCTTGAAAGAAATGTTTATTGGCTCTAATACAGAGAAAGTTGTTCGGACTTCTGACGTACCCGTTTTGGTAATTAAGAATGATATTGAAAATTTTAATATTGAAAATTTCGTTTTTGCATCCGATTTTACAAACGATCAGAAACTTGTTTTTGAGCAAGCCCTAGATTTTGCAAATAGTTTTAATGCAACACTTCATTTACTGTTTGTGAATACACCTAATCGTTTTGTGACTACCGCAGCCGCAGAAAAGAAGATGAAAGATTTTATTGCCGATTTTGATGAGCTTACAAAATATGAACTACATGTTTATAATGATGATACGATTGAACGCGGAATTTTGAATTTTTCACGAACTATTGATGCCGATTTGATCGGAATGAGCACACACGGAAGACAAGGTTTGGCACATTTTTTTAATGGAAGTATTAGCGAAGATTTAGTAAATCATGCATTGCGACCTGTGATTACTTTTAGGATTTAA
- the rimP gene encoding ribosome assembly cofactor RimP encodes MLKEKVNSLLQEVLDEDQSLFLISKEITAGNKIVIVIDGDNGVTLSDCMKVSRNIEHNLDREEEDFSLEVYSSGVSEGITHIRQYKKNMERKLEVTTTGDKKVEGTLVAVDDEKIKLQWEAREPKPIGKGKVTVQKEQEIPYTDIVKAKVMVTF; translated from the coding sequence ATGTTAAAAGAGAAGGTTAATAGTTTGTTACAAGAAGTGCTTGATGAAGATCAATCGCTATTTCTTATCTCTAAGGAAATTACCGCGGGAAACAAGATTGTGATTGTGATTGATGGTGATAATGGAGTTACATTAAGTGACTGCATGAAGGTAAGTCGTAACATAGAACACAACCTAGACAGAGAGGAAGAAGATTTTTCTTTAGAAGTATATTCTTCTGGAGTTTCAGAAGGAATTACCCATATTCGTCAATACAAGAAAAATATGGAAAGAAAATTGGAAGTAACTACAACAGGCGACAAAAAAGTAGAAGGTACATTGGTTGCTGTTGATGATGAGAAAATAAAGTTGCAATGGGAAGCGCGCGAGCCAAAACCCATTGGAAAAGGTAAAGTAACGGTTCAAAAAGAACAAGAAATACCTTATACAGATATAGTAAAAGCTAAAGTTATGGTAACATTTTAA
- the nusA gene encoding transcription termination factor NusA, producing the protein MENLALIESFSEFKDDKLIDRVTLMAILEDVFRNALKKKFGSDDNFDIIINPDKGDLEIWRNRIVVADGEVEEPNQEIELTAARKIEPDFEVGEDVSEEVKLIDLGRRAILALRQNLISKIHEHDNTTIYKHFKDLVGDIYTAEVHHIRHRAVILLDDDGNEIVLPKENQIPSDFFRKGENVRGIIDKVELKGNKPMIVMSRTAPEFLEKLFEQEIPEVFDGLITVKKVVRIPGEKAKVAVDSYDDRIDPVGACVGMKGSRIHGIVRELGNENIDVINYTTNLQLYITRALSPARVSSLKINEETKRVEVFLKPEEVSKAIGKGGFNIRLAGQLTGYEIDVYREGVEEDVELTEFSDEIEAWVIEAFKKIGLDTARSVLEQELDFLVKQTDLEEETVGEVIRILKEEFED; encoded by the coding sequence ATGGAGAATCTAGCATTGATTGAGTCGTTTTCGGAATTTAAAGACGACAAGCTAATAGATCGTGTAACACTAATGGCGATCTTAGAAGATGTTTTTAGAAATGCACTAAAAAAGAAATTTGGATCAGATGATAATTTTGATATCATTATAAATCCTGATAAAGGAGATTTAGAAATTTGGAGAAACAGAATTGTAGTTGCTGACGGAGAAGTAGAAGAGCCGAATCAAGAAATTGAATTAACAGCAGCACGAAAAATTGAACCAGATTTTGAAGTTGGAGAAGATGTATCTGAAGAAGTAAAATTAATTGACTTAGGGAGAAGAGCGATCTTAGCATTACGTCAAAATTTAATTTCAAAAATACACGAACACGACAACACAACGATCTACAAGCATTTCAAAGATTTAGTAGGCGATATTTACACAGCTGAAGTACATCACATACGTCACAGAGCAGTAATATTATTGGACGATGATGGAAATGAGATTGTATTGCCAAAAGAAAATCAAATCCCTTCAGATTTCTTCCGTAAAGGAGAAAATGTGCGAGGAATTATTGATAAAGTAGAGCTGAAAGGAAACAAGCCTATGATTGTCATGTCGAGAACGGCACCAGAATTCTTGGAAAAATTATTTGAACAAGAAATTCCTGAAGTTTTTGACGGATTAATTACGGTAAAAAAAGTAGTAAGAATACCAGGTGAAAAAGCAAAAGTAGCCGTTGATTCTTATGATGATAGAATTGATCCCGTTGGAGCATGTGTGGGAATGAAAGGTTCTCGTATTCACGGAATCGTGAGAGAATTAGGAAACGAAAATATAGATGTAATCAATTACACAACAAACTTACAACTATATATAACGCGTGCCTTAAGCCCAGCAAGAGTAAGTTCATTAAAAATTAATGAAGAAACAAAGCGTGTTGAAGTATTCTTAAAACCAGAAGAAGTTTCAAAAGCAATTGGAAAGGGCGGATTTAACATTCGATTAGCAGGACAACTCACAGGATACGAAATAGATGTATATCGTGAAGGTGTTGAAGAAGATGTTGAATTAACAGAATTCTCTGATGAAATTGAAGCTTGGGTAATTGAAGCATTTAAGAAAATTGGTTTAGACACTGCAAGAAGCGTATTAGAGCAAGAATTAGACTTCCTTGTAAAGCAAACTGACTTAGAGGAGGAAACTGTTGGAGAAGTAATACGAATACTAAAAGAAGAATTTGAAGATTGA
- the infB gene encoding translation initiation factor IF-2 — MAEQNKIRLSKVLRELNISIDRAVDFLTQKGHSVEKRPTTKISQEVYNVLLDGFQTDKSKKVASKELGEEKRKEKEALREQLVKEQEEAQRIKEEREKVVRAKANLSGPKTIGKIDLNPQKDTSKSEKKQVAKAPEVPAKAAEKAPKQKAPKAVEKPKVSKKEDAPVKTESAKPTASNRPTFSKPKQVQKVEPKAKTADKPAAAEAKTEEATEPEKKTIETKYQKLSGPKMTGQKIDLTQFNKAKKKKEDSKKESEADKRKKRKRISKTGSGGNNRSNAGNNRGPASRGSGGNRGGNNRRGPVRKAPVAKVEPTEEEVQKQVRETLEKLQGKSSKSRGSKHRRDKRDVRRQKTEENLEQQEAESKVLKATEFVTVGELATMMDVGINEIISKCMMLGIMVTMNQRLDADTLSIVAEEFGFTVDFVAADIEEAVQEEEDAPEDLKPRAPIVTVMGHVDHGKTSLLDYIREENVIAGESGGITQHIGAYAVSLEGGQRITFLDTPGHEAFTAMRARGAQVTDIAIIVIAADDDVMPQTKEAISHAQAAGVPIVFAINKIDRQAANPEKIKEKLAAMNLLVEDWGGKIQSHDISAKTGLGVAELLEKVLLEAELLELKANPDKNAVGTVVEAFLDKGRGYVSTILVQNGTLKIGDYLLAGKQSGKIKAMYDERGKKVEIANPSTPISILGLDGAPQAGDKFNVFEDEKDAKDIAAKRTQLLREQSVRTTRRTTLKDIGRRIKIGDFKELNIILKGDVDGSVEALTDSFQKLSTEEIEVKIIHKGVGAITESDVLLASASDAIIIGFNVRPAGNARTVADKEEIDIRTYSIIYDAINDVKDAMEGLLSPVMKEEITGNAEIRETFKISKIGTIAGCMVTDGKIFRNSNIRLIRDGVVIHTGELSSLKRFKDDAKEVSKGYDCGLQVKNYNDIIEGDIIEAFQEVAVKKKLK, encoded by the coding sequence ATGGCTGAACAGAACAAAATAAGGCTTAGTAAAGTACTACGCGAATTAAATATTTCTATCGATAGAGCGGTGGACTTCTTGACGCAGAAAGGACATTCTGTGGAAAAAAGACCTACGACAAAAATATCGCAAGAAGTATACAATGTGCTGCTTGATGGTTTTCAGACCGACAAGAGCAAAAAAGTGGCTTCTAAAGAGCTTGGAGAAGAGAAAAGGAAGGAGAAAGAAGCACTAAGAGAGCAGCTTGTAAAAGAGCAGGAAGAAGCGCAACGAATCAAAGAAGAGCGAGAAAAAGTAGTTCGTGCAAAAGCAAACTTATCTGGACCGAAAACGATTGGAAAAATAGATCTAAACCCTCAAAAAGACACATCGAAATCGGAAAAGAAACAAGTTGCTAAAGCACCTGAAGTGCCTGCCAAAGCAGCTGAAAAAGCGCCAAAGCAAAAAGCGCCAAAAGCAGTAGAAAAACCAAAAGTGTCTAAAAAAGAAGACGCGCCAGTAAAAACTGAAAGCGCAAAACCAACAGCTTCTAATAGACCTACGTTTTCTAAACCGAAACAAGTTCAAAAAGTGGAGCCAAAAGCTAAAACAGCGGATAAGCCTGCTGCTGCAGAAGCTAAAACGGAAGAAGCTACTGAGCCTGAAAAAAAGACAATAGAAACAAAATATCAAAAACTTTCTGGTCCAAAAATGACAGGTCAAAAAATTGACTTGACACAATTTAATAAAGCCAAAAAGAAAAAAGAAGATAGTAAAAAAGAATCCGAAGCAGATAAGAGAAAGAAGCGTAAGCGTATTTCAAAAACTGGTTCAGGAGGAAATAACCGTTCTAATGCTGGAAATAATAGAGGTCCAGCAAGTAGAGGTTCTGGAGGAAATCGTGGTGGAAACAACCGTCGCGGACCTGTACGTAAAGCTCCTGTAGCTAAAGTTGAGCCAACAGAAGAAGAAGTGCAAAAACAAGTGCGTGAAACACTTGAAAAACTTCAAGGAAAAAGTAGTAAATCTCGAGGATCTAAGCATCGTAGAGATAAAAGAGATGTCCGTAGACAAAAAACTGAAGAGAATTTAGAACAACAAGAAGCAGAAAGCAAAGTATTAAAAGCAACAGAATTTGTAACTGTTGGTGAACTTGCTACGATGATGGATGTTGGAATTAACGAAATTATCTCTAAATGTATGATGTTGGGAATCATGGTTACCATGAACCAGCGTTTAGATGCAGACACATTATCTATTGTTGCAGAAGAATTTGGATTTACAGTAGACTTTGTTGCTGCTGATATTGAAGAAGCAGTACAAGAAGAAGAAGATGCGCCAGAAGATTTAAAACCTAGAGCGCCAATTGTAACGGTAATGGGACACGTAGATCACGGTAAAACTTCTTTACTAGATTACATTCGTGAAGAAAATGTAATTGCAGGAGAATCTGGAGGAATTACGCAACATATTGGAGCATACGCAGTAAGCTTAGAAGGTGGACAACGAATCACATTCTTAGATACACCAGGTCACGAAGCCTTTACGGCAATGCGTGCGCGTGGTGCGCAAGTAACAGATATCGCAATTATTGTAATTGCGGCGGATGATGATGTAATGCCACAAACAAAAGAAGCAATCAGTCACGCACAAGCGGCTGGAGTTCCTATTGTATTTGCGATTAACAAAATAGATAGACAAGCAGCAAATCCTGAAAAAATTAAGGAAAAACTAGCAGCCATGAACCTTTTGGTAGAAGATTGGGGAGGAAAAATTCAATCGCACGATATCTCTGCTAAAACAGGATTAGGTGTTGCTGAATTGTTAGAAAAAGTATTGCTAGAAGCTGAATTGCTAGAATTAAAAGCAAATCCTGATAAAAACGCTGTTGGAACAGTTGTAGAAGCATTCCTTGACAAAGGTCGTGGATATGTTTCAACAATTCTTGTTCAAAATGGTACATTAAAAATCGGAGATTATCTACTTGCTGGAAAGCAAAGTGGTAAAATCAAAGCAATGTATGATGAGCGTGGTAAAAAAGTAGAAATTGCAAATCCTTCAACACCAATATCAATTCTTGGTTTAGATGGAGCGCCACAAGCAGGTGATAAATTCAATGTATTTGAAGACGAAAAAGATGCAAAAGATATTGCAGCAAAACGTACACAATTACTTCGAGAGCAATCTGTTCGTACGACACGTAGAACAACGTTGAAAGATATTGGTCGAAGAATCAAAATTGGAGATTTCAAAGAATTAAACATTATCCTAAAAGGAGATGTGGATGGTTCTGTGGAAGCCTTAACGGATTCGTTCCAAAAACTATCTACGGAAGAAATAGAAGTAAAAATCATTCACAAAGGAGTTGGAGCAATCACAGAAAGTGATGTGTTACTAGCAAGTGCTTCTGATGCGATTATTATCGGATTTAACGTGCGACCTGCAGGAAATGCAAGAACGGTAGCAGATAAAGAAGAAATCGATATCCGTACGTATTCAATCATCTATGATGCTATCAACGATGTGAAAGATGCAATGGAAGGATTACTATCGCCAGTAATGAAAGAAGAAATCACTGGTAATGCTGAAATTAGAGAAACATTCAAAATCTCTAAAATTGGTACAATTGCCGGATGTATGGTAACCGATGGTAAAATCTTTAGAAACTCTAACATTCGATTAATTCGTGATGGAGTTGTTATCCATACTGGAGAATTATCTTCTTTAAAACGTTTCAAAGATGACGCAAAAGAAGTGAGCAAAGGATACGATTGTGGATTGCAAGTGAAGAATTACAATGATATCATTGAAGGTGATATTATAGAAGCTTTCCAAGAAGTAGCTGTAAAGAAAAAGTTGAAATAG
- a CDS encoding SPOR domain-containing protein — translation MRFLAIEKIAILAISAFFYSGVANAQQGEINISKDPKIDKLLTYQKEINQETDNDTRFKIQIFNGNLKNAQRTKSRFEYKYSDIHASIKFETPNYKVWVGNFRTSLEADRYLAEVKETFPNAFVFIPPKKKK, via the coding sequence ATGAGATTTTTAGCTATAGAAAAGATTGCTATTTTAGCCATATCGGCTTTTTTTTATTCGGGAGTTGCCAATGCGCAACAAGGAGAAATTAATATTTCAAAAGACCCGAAAATTGATAAATTACTTACATATCAGAAAGAAATTAACCAAGAAACAGATAACGACACCCGTTTTAAGATTCAAATCTTTAATGGAAATCTTAAAAATGCACAACGCACAAAGTCAAGATTCGAATATAAGTATAGTGATATTCATGCGAGCATCAAGTTTGAAACACCAAATTATAAAGTTTGGGTAGGAAATTTTAGAACTAGTTTAGAAGCAGATCGTTATTTAGCAGAAGTTAAAGAAACATTTCCAAACGCCTTTGTTTTTATTCCTCCAAAAAAGAAGAAATAA
- a CDS encoding cytochrome c3 family protein translates to MKKVNRRNSISGILGIALALMLAFSTSLFAQDDAAIKEGENLFNANCAACHKLDAKSTGPALRGVEARLEENEGLDREWLYKWIKNSSALIKSGDPYAVKTYEANNRSVMTAFPQLSNKQIDDILAYTAQEKVVVTTPLDPTAPSDGGNGGFSNQMVLWALIVLFGLLALGLFLVNKTLHKFAVANGSLIEKDTKGGTPIWKAFAQNQFLVIVTSIIFLLGSAYFAYGYLMQVGIDQGYQPIQPIHFSHKIHAGDNKIECKYCHSSARVSKHSGIPSLNICMNCHKNIAEVAPEVLAEGLKIGVDYNKEIQKIYEATGWVAEKQDYVNKPKPVKWIRIHNLPDFVYFNHSQHVSVAGVQCQTCHGEIQEMEIVEQHAPLTMGWCINCHRETDVNFRGSAYYDKIHEQLKEKYGVETFKASQMGALECGKCHY, encoded by the coding sequence ATGAAAAAGGTGAATCGCCGTAATTCAATTTCAGGAATTTTAGGAATCGCGCTAGCGCTAATGCTAGCATTTTCAACTTCTCTTTTTGCACAAGATGATGCTGCAATAAAAGAAGGTGAGAATTTATTCAATGCTAATTGTGCAGCTTGTCATAAACTAGACGCCAAATCAACAGGACCAGCGCTAAGAGGAGTGGAAGCTCGCTTAGAGGAGAATGAAGGTTTAGATAGAGAGTGGTTGTATAAATGGATTAAAAACAGTTCTGCTTTAATCAAATCAGGAGATCCATACGCTGTAAAAACGTATGAGGCAAATAACAGAAGTGTTATGACTGCCTTTCCTCAGTTGAGTAACAAGCAAATTGATGATATCTTAGCGTATACAGCTCAAGAGAAAGTTGTAGTTACTACACCATTGGACCCTACTGCACCTTCGGATGGAGGTAATGGAGGTTTTTCAAATCAAATGGTGCTTTGGGCATTAATCGTATTATTCGGTTTACTAGCCTTAGGATTATTCTTAGTAAACAAAACACTTCACAAATTTGCAGTAGCAAACGGATCGTTGATTGAAAAAGATACTAAAGGAGGAACGCCAATTTGGAAAGCATTCGCTCAAAACCAATTCTTAGTAATTGTAACGTCGATTATTTTCTTATTAGGTTCTGCGTACTTTGCATACGGATATCTAATGCAAGTTGGAATCGATCAAGGATATCAGCCAATTCAGCCAATTCACTTCTCACACAAAATTCACGCAGGAGATAACAAAATAGAATGTAAATACTGTCACTCGTCAGCGAGAGTAAGTAAGCATTCAGGGATTCCTTCATTAAATATTTGTATGAACTGTCATAAAAATATTGCTGAAGTTGCTCCAGAAGTACTAGCGGAAGGTCTGAAAATTGGAGTTGATTACAACAAAGAAATTCAGAAAATATATGAAGCTACAGGTTGGGTTGCAGAAAAGCAAGATTATGTAAATAAACCGAAACCAGTAAAATGGATTCGTATTCATAACTTACCAGATTTTGTATACTTCAATCACTCGCAACACGTTTCGGTAGCTGGAGTTCAGTGTCAAACATGTCACGGCGAAATACAAGAAATGGAGATTGTTGAGCAACATGCACCATTAACAATGGGTTGGTGTATCAATTGTCACAGAGAAACAGATGTGAATTTCAGAGGAAGTGCTTACTACGATAAGATTCACGAGCAATTAAAAGAAAAATATGGTGTTGAAACATTCAAAGCGTCTCAAATGGGAGCGTTAGAATGTGGAAAATGTCACTATTAA
- a CDS encoding TAT-variant-translocated molybdopterin oxidoreductase — protein MASNKKYWKSVEELNENSSIVETLRQNEFVEEVPVDEFLGDKEMLESSSTSRRDFLKYVGFSTAAATFAACEGPVIKSIPYVVQPENIIPGVADYYATTIADGYDFASILIKTREGRPIKVENNTDAAVKGSANARVHASVLSLYDSMRIKQPKIDGADVDWKEFDGEITQRLRTVRDSGKQLVVLTQTFASPSTAKLISEFKAQFGNVTHVVYDAISESTALDAFQAAYGERALADYDFSKAEVIVSVGADILGDWQGGGYDDGYAKGRIPAGKQGRKKMSRHIQFESNMSLSGANADKRVPLSPSDQKVALAKIYAGVTGNSVSGRKLSDKVEDAINKAVAQLNKAGSKAVVVSGINDVDAQSLVLAINEHLNSEVVDSTAPRKIRQGNDKAVAKLISDMKAGTVGGIIMAGVNPVYTLPNGDEFAENLKKLDFAVTFSMKEDETASHTKYVAATPHYLESWGDVEMKKGHYSVMQPTIRPLFNTRQFQDAILKWTGNEKTYYEYIKEIWSTNILGLGTSWNKAIHDGVYKTSMTIGLAEEASEAIENSEAVEGEEEVVATQTTDAGSQARKLAGTKAASGMELVLYAKTGMGDGQQANNPWLQEFPDPITRASWDNYLTVSQADADAKELKNWNVANGGLNGSYVNLTVNGQVIENVPVIIQPGQAKGTVGLALGYGKKAGIKEEMQTGVNAYRVYGNFNAAQTVSIEAVGGEHEFACVQLQNTLMGRGDIIKDTTLEIFNTRDKNQYGDFTFNEKPKVSKNHEMIDATSPEADMWAEFDRSVGHHFNLAIDLNACTGCGACVIACHAENNVPVVGKTEVRRSRDMHWLRIDRYYSSEETFNEDTEAKDNFSGLGIGDYMFGDGEGDGSLSGFARLEDPAENPQVAFQPVMCQHCNHAPCETVCPVAATSHGRQGQNHMAYNRCVGTRYCANNCPYKVRRFNWFLYNKNDEFDYYMNDDLGRMVLNPDVVVRSRGVMEKCSMCIQKTQKTILDAKRDGRQIKDGEFQTACSAACSSGAMTFGDINDKESKVAELFEDDRMYHLLEHVGTKPNVQYHVKVRNTKEA, from the coding sequence ATGGCATCAAACAAGAAATACTGGAAAAGTGTTGAGGAGTTAAATGAGAATAGCTCCATTGTTGAGACGCTTAGACAGAATGAGTTTGTAGAAGAAGTTCCCGTAGATGAATTCTTGGGAGACAAAGAGATGTTAGAGTCTTCTTCAACTTCTCGTAGAGACTTTCTTAAATATGTTGGTTTTAGTACAGCCGCTGCTACATTTGCAGCCTGTGAAGGACCCGTAATTAAATCGATTCCTTATGTAGTGCAACCAGAAAATATTATTCCTGGAGTTGCAGATTACTACGCAACAACTATTGCAGATGGATACGATTTTGCAAGTATCTTAATTAAAACAAGAGAAGGTCGTCCAATCAAAGTTGAAAACAACACTGACGCTGCTGTAAAAGGAAGTGCAAATGCAAGAGTTCATGCATCTGTATTATCTTTATATGATAGTATGCGTATAAAGCAACCAAAAATTGATGGTGCTGATGTTGATTGGAAAGAATTTGATGGCGAAATCACACAACGATTGCGTACAGTTAGAGATTCAGGAAAGCAATTGGTAGTACTTACGCAAACTTTTGCAAGTCCTTCAACGGCTAAACTAATCAGCGAATTCAAAGCGCAGTTCGGAAATGTAACACATGTAGTATATGATGCAATATCAGAATCTACTGCTTTAGATGCATTTCAAGCAGCATATGGCGAACGAGCATTAGCTGATTACGATTTCTCGAAAGCTGAAGTAATTGTATCTGTCGGAGCTGATATCTTAGGAGATTGGCAAGGTGGAGGATATGATGACGGATATGCTAAAGGAAGAATTCCTGCTGGAAAGCAAGGGCGTAAAAAAATGTCAAGACACATTCAATTTGAGTCTAACATGTCACTTTCTGGAGCAAATGCTGATAAGCGCGTACCATTATCGCCTTCTGATCAAAAAGTTGCGTTAGCAAAAATATACGCAGGAGTTACTGGAAACAGTGTTTCTGGTAGAAAACTATCTGACAAAGTTGAAGATGCAATTAATAAAGCAGTTGCTCAATTAAACAAAGCTGGTTCAAAAGCAGTTGTCGTATCTGGAATCAATGATGTAGATGCACAAAGCCTAGTATTGGCAATCAATGAGCATTTGAATAGCGAAGTGGTTGATTCAACTGCACCGCGTAAAATCCGTCAAGGAAATGATAAAGCCGTAGCAAAACTAATTAGCGATATGAAAGCTGGTACTGTTGGCGGAATTATCATGGCTGGAGTAAATCCAGTATATACATTGCCAAATGGTGATGAGTTTGCGGAAAACTTAAAGAAATTAGACTTTGCTGTTACTTTTTCTATGAAAGAAGATGAAACGGCATCACATACAAAATATGTTGCTGCAACTCCACATTACTTAGAATCTTGGGGAGATGTAGAAATGAAAAAAGGTCATTACAGCGTAATGCAACCTACAATTCGTCCATTATTTAATACAAGACAATTTCAAGATGCTATATTAAAGTGGACAGGTAACGAAAAAACATACTACGAGTATATCAAGGAAATTTGGTCTACTAACATTTTAGGACTTGGCACTTCGTGGAACAAAGCAATTCATGATGGTGTGTACAAGACTAGCATGACTATTGGTTTGGCAGAAGAAGCAAGCGAAGCTATTGAAAATTCTGAGGCTGTTGAAGGTGAAGAAGAAGTTGTTGCAACGCAAACTACAGATGCTGGTTCACAAGCTAGAAAATTAGCAGGAACAAAAGCGGCTTCAGGAATGGAGTTGGTTCTATATGCTAAAACTGGAATGGGAGATGGACAACAAGCAAACAATCCTTGGTTACAAGAATTTCCAGATCCAATAACAAGAGCTTCTTGGGATAATTATTTAACAGTTTCTCAAGCAGATGCAGATGCAAAAGAGTTGAAAAACTGGAATGTTGCAAATGGCGGATTAAACGGAAGTTATGTAAATCTTACTGTAAATGGACAGGTTATTGAAAATGTACCTGTAATCATTCAGCCAGGACAAGCAAAAGGAACTGTTGGTTTAGCTTTAGGTTACGGTAAAAAAGCCGGAATCAAAGAAGAAATGCAAACTGGTGTAAACGCTTATAGAGTTTATGGCAACTTCAACGCGGCTCAAACCGTTTCAATTGAAGCTGTTGGCGGCGAACATGAATTTGCTTGTGTTCAGTTGCAAAATACCTTAATGGGTAGAGGCGACATTATAAAAGATACAACACTAGAGATATTTAATACGCGCGATAAAAATCAGTACGGAGATTTTACCTTCAACGAGAAGCCAAAAGTGTCCAAAAATCATGAAATGATTGATGCCACTTCTCCAGAGGCGGATATGTGGGCTGAATTTGATCGTTCCGTCGGACATCACTTTAACTTAGCTATTGACTTAAACGCTTGTACAGGTTGTGGCGCATGTGTAATTGCATGTCACGCTGAAAACAATGTGCCAGTCGTTGGTAAAACTGAAGTTAGAAGAAGTAGAGATATGCACTGGTTGCGTATTGACAGATACTATTCTTCGGAAGAAACCTTTAATGAAGATACGGAAGCTAAAGATAATTTCAGTGGATTAGGTATTGGAGATTATATGTTTGGCGACGGAGAAGGAGATGGATCACTTTCTGGATTTGCTAGATTGGAAGATCCAGCGGAAAATCCGCAAGTAGCTTTTCAACCTGTAATGTGTCAGCATTGTAATCACGCACCATGTGAAACAGTATGTCCAGTAGCAGCAACATCTCACGGTAGACAAGGTCAAAATCATATGGCATATAACCGTTGTGTTGGTACGCGTTACTGTGCAAATAACTGTCCTTACAAAGTACGTCGATTCAACTGGTTCCTATACAATAAGAATGATGAGTTTGATTACTATATGAATGATGACTTAGGTCGAATGGTATTAAATCCAGATGTAGTTGTTCGTTCACGAGGTGTAATGGAAAAATGTTCTATGTGTATTCAAAAAACACAAAAAACAATCCTTGATGCTAAACGTGATGGAAGACAAATTAAAGATGGAGAATTCCAAACGGCTTGTTCTGCGGCATGTAGTTCAGGAGCAATGACATTCGGTGATATCAACGATAAGGAAAGCAAAGTGGCTGAATTATTTGAAGATGATCGTATGTATCATTTGTTAGAGCATGTAGGAACGAAGCCAAACGTACAATATCACGTGAAGGTTCGAAATACAAAAGAAGCATAA